GAAAGTGTCCAGACCTACGGCAAATACTTACCGTTGCGGTCAGCGATCGTGTTTGGCGGCGTTAAAATCAACCCCCAAATCGATAAGTTGCGCAAGGGTGTGGACGTCCTAATTGCCACACCGGGGCGTCTCCTCGATCACGTGGGACAGCGCACCGTTGATCTATCCCAAATCGAGATTTTGGTGCTCGATGAAGCCGATCGCATGTTGGATATGGGATTCATCCACGATATCCGCAAGATTTTGGCCCTCGTGCCCGCCAAACGGCAAACCCTCATGTTTTCCGCAACCTTTTCTAAGGACATCAAGAAGCTAGCCGATACCCTCCTCGACAATCCTGCCTTGGTAGAAGTAGCGCGACGCAACGCTCCCGCCGACAGCGTCAGCCAAGTTGTTCACCTCGTCGATCGCCAACGCAAGAGCGAGTTGCTATCCTACATGATTGGGTCACGCAACTGGCAGCAGGTGCTGGTATTTACTCGCACCAAGCATGGAGCCAATCGGTTAGCCCAACATCTGGAGCGAGATGGTTTGCGTAGTGCGGCCATTCACGGCAACAAGAGTCAGGCAGCCAGAACGCGAGCCCTGGCCGACTTTAAGCGAGGTGCCGTGCGGGTGCTGGTGGCCACAGACATTGCAGCGCGGGGTCTAGATATTGATCAACTTCCCCATGTCGTCAACTTTGAGCTGCCCAACGTGCCGGAAGACTACGTGCATCGCATTGGCCGCACCGGCCGGGCAGGCTATGAGGGCGAGGCCGTATCCCTCGTTTGCGTTGACGAACATGGTTTGCTGAAGGATATCGAACGCTTACTCAAGCGAGAAATTCCTCGGGACAGCATTCCTGGCTATGAGCCAGACCTATCCATTCCGCCGGAGCCCATTCAAGCAAAACGCAATGGTTCCGGTGGTGGACGGGGTGGTCATCGCTCATCGTCATCCAAGCCAAAGTCGAGCGCCAGCAGTCCTAAACACTCACCGCGCCGCGCCAGTCCAGCGCCAGCACCCAAAACCCATCGCGATGCTAGCAGTGCGCCCAAACGGTTGCGCTCTTCCTAACTCATGGTTGGCATGAATTGGCATAGCTACGGGTTCTACATCGAGTAGTTTGCCATCACAGCATAACCCAGCACCCCCAGAGTTTTTTGACCTCTGGGGGTGTTTGGAGCTGGGATGGTGTAGGCTTTCATCGTCTGCGTTCAGCGGTATCGCGATCGCCGCCCACGTCAGATCAACTTCGGTTAACGAGGTACATGATCTATTGAACACAGCTAGACAGTGCTCATAACCTGCTAATAGAGGGGCGATCGCTGCTCTCGATCCATCAGGATCCTCTCTCGATCCATCAGGATTCTCCTAGGGCGTAGAAGACTGGACATGACTGATGCCTCGACTGCCCCAGGTTTGCAGCAGTTGAACACCTGACCAAAAGGCAATACCACCCAAGACACCGACACCGAGGTGAATGATTGGAGATTCTAGCCCTACCTTATTCGCTAGGCTGAAGAAGCCTACATGGGTTAGATAAATGTAGTATGATGCGGCACCAATCATTTGCATAGGCAAAATCAATAGCTTTGGTATGACCACATGCTTTTTCCAGATGATCAATGTCCCACCCATCAACAACCAAATGATCTCTGATGGAATCAAATCTCTTAGGGTCAAAACAGACAAGACATAGATGCTGGTAACGGCCATACGCTGTATCTTAGTCTTGGTGAAATAAGCTGTCCAGCCCAAAAGAAATAGCCATAGCATCATATGGGGAACTCGATGGTACAAGTCAGCCGTATCCCAGACATGGGGGCCCACACAAGCCATAACCCCAGTGATTCCCACAAGGGATAGGGAAAATCCCCAGGGACTAGCATCAGCGGTCTCCCGTAGCTTACGGATACTAAACAGCAGCACTAAAATTACTACACACTGCACAAATACTTGAATAAACCATACCTGCAAAAACATCGTCATCACCTCCGGCCCCATGAAGTTGCTAACCATCAAGAGGGAACCAATGCTGAAATCTTGGGTATAGACTTGGAAGAAAGCCTCTAAGATAAGGTATGGAATAATCAGGCTGCTGAGTAGCGAAGTCAGAATCTGCTTCTGGTTGCCCTGGAATAAGTTATGGCTCTGAAACCGAGCAAAGTTAAGACCAGCAATAAACAACAGCAGCAACGCTCCTCCCTGAACATAGGGTAATGGAACCAAGCGAGCATGATTTGCTACCACACCGCAGATGGCTAAAGCCCGCAGCAAGATATTGGTTTCAATGATAGGAAATGCGCTACGCTTCTGGGGTTGTTGATCAAGTTCGGCAATGGTCATGCTCTCCCAGTCGGAGGGAACGTAACCCAGATGGCGTTCTAGCTCGATGGAAAATTGGACGTAGAGGAGGGAGTGCCCTCCCAAGGAAATGAAGGTATCTTCTAAATCTAGGCGCTGGAGATGAAAGGCTTTACAAAAAATAGCCTGAATGGGCGTGTCAGCTTGAACATCTGCTGAGGACTGCGCCTCTAGGCTCGATGGTTTGATCAGGCCTCGACGATCGAGCTTACCGGATGGGGTTTGGGGTAGAGCATCCAAGTCTACGAACAGGGCCGGTACCATATAGTCTGGCAGATGCTCGCCTACAAATGTTCGCAGGTCTTGATGCCAGCGGCTGGTCGATTGATGGGAAGGTTGGGGGACAACATATCCCACCACTACTGTGTCACCCGTGGGAGAGTCATGGGCAGCGATCGCCGCTGCTTTGACCGTAGGATGCTGCTCTAGGGTAGCGGCAATTTCGTCTAATTCAACGCGCATCCCCCGAATTTTGACCTGAAAGTCCGTGCGCCCCAAAAGTTCTATGCAGCCATCAGGGGAGCAACGAGCTAGGTCTCCAGTTTTAAAGAGACGAGATGGCCCATGGGCCCATGGTTGGTCAATAAATTTCTCTGCTGTGAGATCCTCACGGTTCATGTACCCGTGGGCTAAACATCCACCTGCCATATGGAGTTCGCCCACCTCGCCATCAGAGACGGGATGGAGATGCTCATCCAAAATATAGGCTTGGTTATGGGGGTATGGATAGCCAACCGGTACATAGCCCTGGTGCTGATCAAAACTAGACGGTACTAGGTAGGCAGTATTGCCAATGGTTTCTGTTTGCCCATACACGTTAGCAAACTGAACGCGATCGCCGAAAAACTGGCGGAGATTATGCAGTAGGATACAGGGCGTTAGCTCTCCTGAGAGGATCAAGAAGCGCAGGTTGAGTTCAGACGCTTCCAGTCGCAGTTCAGCCGATTCGTTGATGATTTGCAGTGCATAGCGCCAGATGGATGGAACGCCATCAAAAATAGTGACGCGCTGCTGTCGCATCAGGTGCAGGAGGTGGATCGGATTTTTAGTTTGATCACGGGTGGCAATGACAACTGTGGCACCTGCCATAAGGGGCAGAAACAGTTGCCGCACTGACGATGAAAAAGAGAACGAGGCAACGTGTAAATAGATATCCTGGGTCTGCACTGGAACAAGTTGATGCAGTGCGGTGATATATCGCACAATGTTGGCCCGGGGCATCTTCACGCCTTTAGGTTTGCCCGTAGAGCCAGAGGTATACATGACATACGCCAAGTAATCGGCATTTAGCTCAAGCGTTAGGGGCTCCCGACTCTCTTGGGCGATCGCATTCCAATCGGTGTCTAGGCAGATCAACTGAGTGGCAGGTACATGGGGAAAGCGATCGCGTAGATCGGTGTGAGTTAACACAATCGATAGCTGCGTCTCTTGGGCGATGAAGTGAATGCGATCGCTTGGATAGTGAGGATCTAGGGGAACATAGGTCAACCCAGCTTTGAGGATACCGAGCATAGCCACCACCATCTCGATGGAGCGATCGAGATAGATGCCAACGAGGGCATTGGGCTCAAGATGGGCGTGGTGGAGATAGTGGGCTAGCTGGTTAGAACGCTGATCTAGGTCATGGTAGGTCAGTTGGCGATCGCCGCAAACTAAAGCGATCGCAGTGGGAGGACGCTCTGCTATGGTTTGCAGCAGCATACACAAAGGATGAGTGATAGGTTGAACCATAGTTGTCAAAGAAGGAAACTTTCTTGAGGTAGATGAACAGCAGCCTGCCAAGATAGCCGGATAGATGCCAACCCAAAATTACCTTAGCCCCATAGCACTAATGGAGATAAGATTAGCAATAGTGCCTAGAATCTGACAGCAGAGCTGTTAGCAAGGCATGAATAATGTGACAGCAATTCTCCTATTTGTCACGACGACGATCTTATTTCTTCGTGAACTGGATTCACAGAGAGTCTCAGAGACATATATCTCTGGATCGTCAGGTGTAGCCTACTCTGCCCATGGAGTTCAACAACAAGTAGGTTGAATAGCGCTAACGTCTATTCCTTGTATCTATTGAGCATCATTAAGCCTGGCTTATGCCTATCTATCGTTTTCGACCATTAAGATGATCATGACAACTAGTAGATTGACCTGATTTATATCGTCATAGCTCTCGTACCGAGGGCACTCTAATCAGTTAAATGTCGTTGTTATGCAGTTAGTCTATAAACACCTCTAAGTTGACGTTGAACAGCTACCTTAAGGTTCCCAGTAATTCCCGCCAAGTAACGGCTAAATTGATCATCTACAAACAACGCTAACGAAAACTTCACACTAGCTTGATACCTCACTCCGGATATTAGAAATAGAGACAGCTAAAGCACAACTTAAGGCTGTAGCACCATCTCTTTTTGAATGATTCATCCATATAGCATAGAGATTCCGCAATCTCTCTCAAGGAAGTCTCCCTCGAAAAAAAGCTTGAACAGCAGGCCATATCAACGTCGGTTGAACGTTCATGGCTAGAATATCCTGCATTTAATCCCCTACTGAGCTGCTCTCTTTAAGCAGGCTAAAGACATCTAGGTATGGCCAAAGTCTTGAATGCCTAGAATGTCCAACCGGATTTGATATCAATGCACTATCACGAGATAGCTGAAGTTTATGGTATGCCCAATCTTTGATGACCTGAACCAAGTCACTTTTACCCCAAACGCTTTGCCCATAGGGCGAAGGGCTTAGAACGTAATGACTTATGGTTTGTACAAAAGAAGGCCAATAAAGGTTTATATAACGAAGCGTGTGGGGGTGGAACTAGTACACTCCCACACCAACGTGAACCAAGTGAACAATTGACGTTTAAGTGGAAGGACGCAACGCCTAGCAAGCCTTTCGATGTTACTCAATGCTCAAACCCTAAGGAGAAGGGGATTGAGCGTCGTTGAAACCCAGTAGCCTCGCTTCATTTCATTGAGTCCGCTTACGTATGATCACCCTAGAATCTTCTCTGCCATTGAGATTGCATGATGCATGGCTAGACTAAACCGAAGCAGTTTTGCTGACACTGTTGCCTAGATTTGGACTGGATACCTGTCGTCGTACGGCTCGAAACATACCAAATCGACAAAGTCCTGTACCAAAGGCTAATCGCATCAGTAAAAGGGTGGGCACCTCGCGGATAGACTTTACGAAGCCAGCAGGGCCAAATTTGACGAGCCCGGCAGGACGAATGATACCTTGCCAAATAGAATCTAGCCAGGAGGGTAGGGTTTGTTTCGACCAGTCTGCTGTATCCACCGTGCCCTCTACCAACCCCGTTGCCATCAACTGCTCTGAGAATCCTTCAATGCTGGCAAATTCTGGATGAGACCATTGGTCGAGCAGTTGGCGCATGACTGGCTTTTCCCAAACATTAAGCGGTTTACGGCGATCGTCCCGCTGGTTCCAATCAGCCACCACCAGAACTCCGCCGGGCTTCAGCACCCGCAGTAATTCTCTGGCAAAGACTGCCTTATCTGGCATGTGGGGCCCGGCTTCTACCGACCAAACCACGTCAAAGCTAGCATCAGGAAACGACAGCGCCATGGCGTCATCGACCTTAAATTGGGCGGTGATGCCGTCGGGGGTGAGTTGACGAGCACGGTTGACCTGCTGGGGGCTGATGGTGACCCCGGTGACGTCAAAACCATAGTCCCGCGCTAAAATTCGACTGCTGCCACCAATCCCGCACCCCACATCGAGAAGCGTGGTGCCGCGAGGTAATTGATCCAACCGCCCCCAACGCACCATCTCATGGACAAAGTCGATCTTGGCGGTGAGGAAGTCCTTGCGGCGGGGTGGTGATCCGTAGTGACCTAAGTGGATATGCTCTCCCCAGTAAAATTCCAGGATGCCGTCTTCTGTCCACTGGTCGTAGGCATTCGCCACCGAATCGGCGGACTGATAGCGGCGAGCCGTCACCAGATAGAGAATAATGCCCAAGACAAGCAGTCCAAGAAGCAACCCGATCGCAGAAAATAAACCCATGGGGAGAACACTGTTGAATGCTGTTACATCGTTATTATAGTGAGCTTTGAGCCAATGGTTCAGCCGGGCTGGCTAGCGACTGCGGAATCTACGGAGGCGATCGCCCCAAAAGCCAACGATAGGTGACATAGGGGATGTTACAGAAGGCGTGACCCCATCTACAATAGCTTCATTCTGCTGGTAGTTTCCTATGTTTCATCTTGATGCCCAACCCTATGCCTATCCCCTACCGGGCGATCGCTCCCTAGCCCTGGTGATTATTGACATGCAGCGCGATTTCTTAGAGCCCGGTGGCTTTGGGGATGCCCTAGGCAATGATGTCAGTCTGCTCCAGGCGATTGTACCCAAGCTCAAAACCCTGCTCGACTTCTTTCGCGCCCACCATCTGCCGGTCATTCATACCCAAGAATGCCATCAGCCCGATTTGTCCGACTGTCCTCCCTCCAAGCGCGATCGCGGTAACGGTACGCTGAAAATTGGTGATCAAGGCCCCATGGGACGCATCTTGGTCTACGGTGAACCCGGTAATCAAATTATCCCGGAACTGGCTCCGCAGCCCAACGAACAGGTGATTACTAAGCCTGGGAAAGGTGCTTTCTACAACACACCCCTGCAAACCTACCTACAGCAAGCTGGTATTACCCACCTGCTGTTCACCGGGGTGACCACCGAGGTATGCGTACAAACCACCATGCGTGAAGCGAATGATCGCGGCTATACCTGTCTGATGGTGGAGGATTGCACGGAGAGCTATTTTCCTGCGTTTAAGCAATCGACCCTGGAGATGATCCGGGCCCAGGGGGGCATTATCGGCTGGACAGCAACGGCCGATCAGGTACAGTCTGGTCTAACCCCATGGCTAGAAGCGTTAACAGTCGGAGGTGCTCATGCGGGTTGATGTCTTCAAAATTCCCCAGGCTGGGCCAGATGATGTGTCGGGGCTTCATCACCTGATTCAATCGGGAGCGATCGCTCCCCAGCAGATTGTGGGCGTTCTTGGCAAAACCGAGGGTAATGGCTGTGTGAATGATTTCACGCGCGGCTTTGCCACTCAGTCTCTCAAGGTTTATCTAGCCAAATATCTATCTCCTGAGGCGATTCAGGAGATCGTCTTTGTCATGTCTGGCGGTACAGAAGGGGTGATCAGCCCCCATCTAACGGTCTTCACCCGCCAACCGGATGATCCCCAGCGATCGCCCCGTCTTGGCCTTGTATTAGGTACCGCCAGGACCCGTCCCTTTTTGCCCCGGGAGATTGGTACCATGACCATGGTAACCACCGTGGCCGCGGCGGTTCAGGAGGCGATCGCAGACGCCGGTGCCGCTGCAGAGCAGATTCACTTTGTCCAAATCAAATGTCCGTTGATGACCGCCAGCCAACGGTCTAGTCAGGCAGAGGTGGTGCAGATTAGCAGCTATCAATCCATGGCCCTGTCCCGGGGCGCATCGGCATTGGGGGTGGCGATCGCCCTCGGTGAATTGTCCCTCAACGATCTCCAGGAGCCCGATATTGCCCATAACTTTGATCTATATTCTGGGGTAGCCTCAACCTCCGCCGGAGTGGAATTACAGAACTGCGAAATTATGGTGTTGGGCAATGCTCCCTGCACCAGCGCCTACGTCATCGGCCACAGCGTTATGGATCATGCGCTCGATGTGGAGGCGGTTCGCCAAGCCATGGCTCAAACAGGTCAAGGGAGCGATCGCATGGTTCAAATTCTCGCAAAAGCCGAAGCTTCTCCCACGGGACAGATTCTGGGTCGCCGCCATACTATGCTGGATGACTCTGATATCAGCCACACGCGCATGGCCCGCGCTGTTGTTGGGGCAGCGATCGCCTCTGTTGTCCAGGATCCCATGATTTACGTATCTGGCGGCAGTGAACATCAAGGGCCGCCGGGTGGAGGGCCTGTGGCAGCGATCGCCTGTTTAGACGAATAATTATGATCACTCTTGGAGGCCTTTCATAGATAAAACACTAGGACTATCTAAGGTTGATGTTGCTTGTTGTTGATCAGCAAGAAGGCGATCGCACAGGTATCGAAGTATGCCTAATCCTTGAATTGACGCTATGGATTATCAAGCTCGACTAAGTGAACTGTAGACGGAACAGGTTTTCTGAGTACTCTAAAGTCTGACATAAATAGAACAGATGTTTGACCGGATTTAATCGTATCCACTTTTCAGGTATTTTTCATCAACCACTGTTCAGGACGTAACCCCCATGCAAGGCTCGTTTCAGCGTATTCTTACCGGAGCCGTTTTCTTTAGCATTACTCTCATTGTAGCTATCTTTGGCTACACCCTCTTTGGTTGGTCATTACTAGAAGCTATCTACATGGTGGTCATCACCATTTTTGGAGTAGGATACGGAGAAGTGAGACCTCTCGACACTCCCACCCAAAAGATATTTACCATGATTGTGATTATCGCGGGTACATCGTCTGCCGTATACATTGTAGGAGGCTTTTTACAGATGGTGACAGAAGGAGAAATTAACCGAGCACTGGATGATCGCCGTAAGCAAAAAAGTATTGATAGCCTGAAGGATCATGTGATCATCTGTGGTTTTGGACGCATTGGCCAAGTCTTAGCACGACACCTAGATGATGCTCAGCATCCCTTTGTGGTCATCGACTCTGCCCCCCAGCAAATTGAACAGGCAGAAGCATTAAAGTATCTCGCTTACAGTGGCAATGCTACGGATGAAGATGTTCTCAATGCTGTGGGTATCAATCGAGCTAAGGTTTTAGCTACAG
This portion of the Leptolyngbya sp. CCY15150 genome encodes:
- a CDS encoding potassium channel protein, with the protein product MQGSFQRILTGAVFFSITLIVAIFGYTLFGWSLLEAIYMVVITIFGVGYGEVRPLDTPTQKIFTMIVIIAGTSSAVYIVGGFLQMVTEGEINRALDDRRKQKSIDSLKDHVIICGFGRIGQVLARHLDDAQHPFVVIDSAPQQIEQAEALKYLAYSGNATDEDVLNAVGINRAKVLATVLSDDALNVFITLTARELNQNLVILARGEVPSTEKKLRLAGADHVVLPATISALRMSHLITRPTTTDFLTEKDERSYINDLLTQIHVQMAELAVPEGSAMIRRTIKEVEIRGKGTFIIVALRRANGELVLQPEAGLMLAAGDALVILGHEGDIPQFAQNYELDRQKLRYRGAKVDG
- a CDS encoding isochorismatase family cysteine hydrolase, translated to MFHLDAQPYAYPLPGDRSLALVIIDMQRDFLEPGGFGDALGNDVSLLQAIVPKLKTLLDFFRAHHLPVIHTQECHQPDLSDCPPSKRDRGNGTLKIGDQGPMGRILVYGEPGNQIIPELAPQPNEQVITKPGKGAFYNTPLQTYLQQAGITHLLFTGVTTEVCVQTTMREANDRGYTCLMVEDCTESYFPAFKQSTLEMIRAQGGIIGWTATADQVQSGLTPWLEALTVGGAHAG
- a CDS encoding DEAD/DEAH box helicase; the encoded protein is MSFQDLGLSTELLRAVADQGYTEPTPIQQQAIPLILQGRDVMASAQTGTGKTAGFTLPLLQRLIVQGRGQRGVRVLVLTPTRELAAQVGESVQTYGKYLPLRSAIVFGGVKINPQIDKLRKGVDVLIATPGRLLDHVGQRTVDLSQIEILVLDEADRMLDMGFIHDIRKILALVPAKRQTLMFSATFSKDIKKLADTLLDNPALVEVARRNAPADSVSQVVHLVDRQRKSELLSYMIGSRNWQQVLVFTRTKHGANRLAQHLERDGLRSAAIHGNKSQAARTRALADFKRGAVRVLVATDIAARGLDIDQLPHVVNFELPNVPEDYVHRIGRTGRAGYEGEAVSLVCVDEHGLLKDIERLLKREIPRDSIPGYEPDLSIPPEPIQAKRNGSGGGRGGHRSSSSKPKSSASSPKHSPRRASPAPAPKTHRDASSAPKRLRSS
- a CDS encoding methyltransferase domain-containing protein, which codes for MGLFSAIGLLLGLLVLGIILYLVTARRYQSADSVANAYDQWTEDGILEFYWGEHIHLGHYGSPPRRKDFLTAKIDFVHEMVRWGRLDQLPRGTTLLDVGCGIGGSSRILARDYGFDVTGVTISPQQVNRARQLTPDGITAQFKVDDAMALSFPDASFDVVWSVEAGPHMPDKAVFARELLRVLKPGGVLVVADWNQRDDRRKPLNVWEKPVMRQLLDQWSHPEFASIEGFSEQLMATGLVEGTVDTADWSKQTLPSWLDSIWQGIIRPAGLVKFGPAGFVKSIREVPTLLLMRLAFGTGLCRFGMFRAVRRQVSSPNLGNSVSKTASV
- a CDS encoding ring-opening amidohydrolase; the protein is MRVDVFKIPQAGPDDVSGLHHLIQSGAIAPQQIVGVLGKTEGNGCVNDFTRGFATQSLKVYLAKYLSPEAIQEIVFVMSGGTEGVISPHLTVFTRQPDDPQRSPRLGLVLGTARTRPFLPREIGTMTMVTTVAAAVQEAIADAGAAAEQIHFVQIKCPLMTASQRSSQAEVVQISSYQSMALSRGASALGVAIALGELSLNDLQEPDIAHNFDLYSGVASTSAGVELQNCEIMVLGNAPCTSAYVIGHSVMDHALDVEAVRQAMAQTGQGSDRMVQILAKAEASPTGQILGRRHTMLDDSDISHTRMARAVVGAAIASVVQDPMIYVSGGSEHQGPPGGGPVAAIACLDE
- a CDS encoding amino acid adenylation domain-containing protein; translated protein: MVQPITHPLCMLLQTIAERPPTAIALVCGDRQLTYHDLDQRSNQLAHYLHHAHLEPNALVGIYLDRSIEMVVAMLGILKAGLTYVPLDPHYPSDRIHFIAQETQLSIVLTHTDLRDRFPHVPATQLICLDTDWNAIAQESREPLTLELNADYLAYVMYTSGSTGKPKGVKMPRANIVRYITALHQLVPVQTQDIYLHVASFSFSSSVRQLFLPLMAGATVVIATRDQTKNPIHLLHLMRQQRVTIFDGVPSIWRYALQIINESAELRLEASELNLRFLILSGELTPCILLHNLRQFFGDRVQFANVYGQTETIGNTAYLVPSSFDQHQGYVPVGYPYPHNQAYILDEHLHPVSDGEVGELHMAGGCLAHGYMNREDLTAEKFIDQPWAHGPSRLFKTGDLARCSPDGCIELLGRTDFQVKIRGMRVELDEIAATLEQHPTVKAAAIAAHDSPTGDTVVVGYVVPQPSHQSTSRWHQDLRTFVGEHLPDYMVPALFVDLDALPQTPSGKLDRRGLIKPSSLEAQSSADVQADTPIQAIFCKAFHLQRLDLEDTFISLGGHSLLYVQFSIELERHLGYVPSDWESMTIAELDQQPQKRSAFPIIETNILLRALAICGVVANHARLVPLPYVQGGALLLLFIAGLNFARFQSHNLFQGNQKQILTSLLSSLIIPYLILEAFFQVYTQDFSIGSLLMVSNFMGPEVMTMFLQVWFIQVFVQCVVILVLLFSIRKLRETADASPWGFSLSLVGITGVMACVGPHVWDTADLYHRVPHMMLWLFLLGWTAYFTKTKIQRMAVTSIYVLSVLTLRDLIPSEIIWLLMGGTLIIWKKHVVIPKLLILPMQMIGAASYYIYLTHVGFFSLANKVGLESPIIHLGVGVLGGIAFWSGVQLLQTWGSRGISHVQSSTP